Proteins co-encoded in one Oligoflexus sp. genomic window:
- a CDS encoding GGDEF domain-containing protein → MTKSKDQNEVTLLSPFEAVFRDVLDYYSQTRSQVFKLEKWEYQAVFDNVIKSRFAGDAKKALDRLRQSFHDARLQENSEGKRYLGELRGLMWQGMDQIFSLLDAHKKDDGVLLKVRATLQKALVAQDLPAARQTVKDVLAALAELEKTRQEDYSALQNSFKKQMETLQSELQTVQSQLQLDGLTQVYNRATFDQQIRKTTQFSFLTGQKSCLIMLDIDHFKKINDSYGHPAGDAVISNFARALTQSFPRKTDFVARYGGEEFAVILQGTDLHETNELVAKLLGRIRGMKISHNDQDIAFTVSAGVALYQSGEPMEQWLKRADKALYDAKQQGRDRLILAA, encoded by the coding sequence ATGACCAAGAGCAAGGACCAAAACGAAGTCACTCTGCTTTCCCCGTTCGAAGCGGTATTTCGCGATGTGCTCGACTATTACAGCCAAACGCGCAGCCAGGTCTTCAAGCTGGAGAAATGGGAATACCAGGCCGTCTTTGATAACGTGATCAAATCACGCTTCGCCGGTGATGCGAAGAAGGCCCTGGATCGTCTGCGGCAGAGCTTCCATGATGCGCGGCTGCAGGAAAACAGCGAAGGCAAACGCTATCTGGGTGAATTGCGCGGCCTCATGTGGCAAGGCATGGATCAGATTTTCAGCCTGCTCGATGCCCATAAGAAGGATGATGGCGTTCTTTTGAAGGTGCGGGCCACTTTGCAGAAAGCTCTGGTTGCGCAGGATCTTCCCGCCGCGCGGCAGACCGTGAAGGATGTGCTCGCTGCCCTGGCCGAATTGGAAAAAACGCGGCAGGAGGATTATAGCGCGCTGCAGAACAGCTTTAAGAAGCAGATGGAAACCCTGCAGTCGGAACTCCAGACAGTGCAGAGCCAGCTGCAGTTGGATGGACTGACCCAGGTTTATAATCGCGCGACCTTCGATCAGCAGATTCGCAAGACCACGCAGTTTTCGTTTCTGACCGGACAGAAATCCTGCCTGATCATGCTCGATATCGATCACTTCAAGAAAATCAATGATAGCTATGGGCATCCTGCGGGCGATGCGGTGATCAGTAATTTCGCGCGGGCTCTCACGCAGTCCTTTCCACGGAAGACGGATTTCGTGGCTCGTTATGGTGGGGAAGAGTTCGCTGTCATCCTGCAGGGCACGGACCTCCATGAAACCAACGAGCTGGTCGCGAAGCTCCTGGGTCGGATCCGCGGCATGAAAATCAGTCACAATGATCAGGATATTGCCTTCACGGTGTCGGCGGGCGTCGCGCTCTATCAATCTGGAGAACCCATGGAACAGTGGTTAAAACGGGCAGATAAGGCTCTTTATGATGCCAAGCAGCAGGGCCGCGATCGTCTGATCCTGGCGGCCTGA
- a CDS encoding tRNA-uridine aminocarboxypropyltransferase has protein sequence MTSRKKYWLRCSRCLMRQELCLCANIPDIPLGTKLILVMNKREIKVPTNTGRLASLALPNSVILSRGVEDHPYDLAQHLPQDRPGILLYPADDAILLTPEWVAEHGPFHLVVPDGNWRQTSKMRRRDSVMATLPCVRLPPGPPSAYRVRKETKAEGLATIEAIARTLGILEGPSVQKALEELLDIMVTRTLASRGQGS, from the coding sequence ATGACGTCACGAAAAAAATACTGGCTTCGCTGCAGCCGCTGCCTGATGCGGCAGGAGCTCTGCCTTTGCGCGAATATTCCCGACATCCCACTCGGCACGAAATTGATTCTGGTGATGAACAAGCGCGAGATCAAGGTGCCGACCAACACCGGACGCCTTGCTTCACTCGCTCTTCCGAACAGCGTGATTCTAAGCCGCGGCGTTGAAGATCATCCCTATGACCTTGCCCAGCATCTGCCCCAGGATCGGCCTGGTATTTTGCTTTATCCCGCGGATGACGCCATACTCCTGACCCCCGAGTGGGTGGCCGAGCATGGGCCTTTTCATCTGGTTGTGCCGGATGGCAACTGGCGGCAGACGAGCAAGATGCGGCGGCGCGATTCGGTGATGGCCACGCTGCCTTGCGTGCGTTTGCCACCAGGGCCGCCCAGCGCCTATCGCGTGCGCAAGGAAACCAAAGCCGAAGGCCTTGCGACTATCGAAGCGATCGCCCGGACGCTCGGCATACTGGAAGGACCATCCGTGCAAAAAGCGCTTGAGGAGCTTCTCGACATCATGGTCACGCGCACGCTTGCCAGCCGAGGCCAGGGGAGCTGA
- a CDS encoding aromatic amino acid ammonia-lyase, translated as MPLHLHHQTGLADLLALGEAKTGWTLDDDAADRVKTAHDRLLQLIESGEATVYGLHTHFGHNLSTRVPLEDWQTHQKALLLYLCVGVGPALPERVVRRALRLQAHKMGLGFSGLHPRTFQKLLQLADAPSLPSVPSLGSLGASGDLIPMAHAVAPLFTDHKPEGPRDVLALVNTNAMMASLAVEIWHDLMGLKKAAGYGWLLHAEGLGWQRQGHAHAGWQTGNQFSVVQQQWFDQVRDWQKELEQKRSGHAKKPSVLQERYSIRCAPQIFLDIEDNLHFAGEKIQREALKLADNPIVREDGIWHGGLFYTAALASAAELMQNAIVRLADMMDRQILLTVTPETNHGLPENLSTQEPGNHVKGLHQLASAVLQKIKGMSLPASLLSFSCESNNQDVVPASMSSLLLVRESLELLGEVTRIHRFIGERAFYQRQGQALPPELNLAQFPAFRLR; from the coding sequence ATGCCGCTTCACCTGCATCATCAGACCGGATTGGCAGATCTTTTGGCCTTGGGTGAGGCAAAGACGGGTTGGACTCTGGATGATGACGCTGCGGACCGGGTGAAAACCGCGCATGATCGCCTGCTGCAGCTGATTGAAAGTGGCGAGGCCACGGTCTATGGTCTTCACACGCACTTCGGCCATAATCTTTCCACCCGTGTTCCTCTCGAAGACTGGCAAACGCATCAGAAGGCTCTCCTCCTTTACCTGTGCGTCGGTGTGGGTCCGGCTCTTCCAGAGCGCGTGGTACGCCGGGCTTTGCGTCTGCAGGCCCATAAAATGGGTCTGGGTTTTTCCGGGCTGCATCCTAGGACCTTTCAAAAACTTCTGCAGCTCGCCGATGCGCCGTCTTTACCCTCTGTGCCAAGCCTTGGCAGCCTGGGTGCCAGCGGCGACCTGATTCCCATGGCGCATGCCGTGGCGCCTCTTTTCACTGACCATAAACCCGAGGGTCCGCGTGACGTGCTGGCCCTGGTGAACACCAACGCAATGATGGCCTCTCTGGCTGTCGAGATCTGGCATGATCTGATGGGTCTTAAAAAAGCGGCTGGCTATGGCTGGCTTTTGCATGCGGAAGGCCTCGGCTGGCAGCGGCAGGGTCACGCTCATGCGGGCTGGCAGACGGGCAATCAGTTTTCCGTGGTGCAGCAGCAATGGTTCGATCAGGTGCGGGACTGGCAGAAGGAGCTGGAGCAGAAGCGAAGCGGTCACGCGAAAAAACCTTCGGTTCTGCAGGAACGCTATTCGATTCGCTGCGCGCCGCAGATTTTTTTGGATATTGAAGACAACCTCCACTTCGCCGGTGAAAAAATTCAAAGGGAGGCTTTGAAGCTCGCCGATAATCCCATCGTGCGCGAGGATGGCATTTGGCACGGCGGACTTTTTTATACCGCAGCTCTCGCCAGCGCTGCCGAGCTGATGCAGAATGCGATCGTCCGTCTTGCCGATATGATGGATCGGCAAATACTGCTGACGGTCACGCCGGAAACCAATCATGGACTGCCCGAAAACCTGAGCACCCAGGAGCCCGGCAATCACGTCAAGGGTCTGCATCAGCTTGCATCCGCGGTGCTGCAGAAGATCAAAGGCATGAGTCTGCCCGCCAGTCTTTTGAGTTTTTCCTGTGAAAGCAATAATCAGGATGTGGTGCCGGCGTCGATGTCGAGTCTTCTGCTCGTCCGCGAATCGCTCGAACTTTTAGGCGAGGTCACGCGCATTCACCGTTTCATAGGCGAACGCGCGTTCTATCAACGTCAGGGTCAAGCCTTGCCGCCGGAATTGAATCTGGCTCAATTTCCGGCCTTCCGGCTTCGCTAA
- a CDS encoding histone deacetylase has translation MVCVISDPLFEKHRTGYHPECPERVQNTARYLESVPWFSRLPKARIAAANDDWIRRTHTENVLERARELCASGGGHLDPDTFVSPDSFQVAMHAAGSAVAAVDRVLTGVDKTTFCLIRPPGHHATPTQSMGFCVFNNIAIAAHYARDVHHLDRVLIVDFDVHHGNGTQDIFYADPAVHFLSIHRYPFYPGTGHGSETGTGAGLGTTRNIPVEFGTSRPSYRDQFKKGLEASVEQCRPQLILISAGFDAHKDDPIGSLGLEVEDYEIMTRWIQDAADAHCEGRIVSCLEGGYNLDQLPILVATHLQSLR, from the coding sequence ATGGTTTGCGTGATCTCAGATCCCCTCTTCGAAAAACACCGCACGGGCTATCATCCCGAATGTCCGGAACGCGTTCAAAACACCGCACGTTATCTCGAAAGCGTGCCCTGGTTCTCCCGCCTGCCGAAGGCGCGGATCGCTGCGGCCAATGACGATTGGATTCGCCGCACGCACACCGAAAACGTCCTGGAACGCGCCCGGGAACTCTGCGCGTCCGGTGGCGGTCACCTCGATCCTGATACCTTCGTCAGCCCTGACTCCTTTCAGGTCGCCATGCATGCAGCGGGCTCCGCTGTGGCGGCTGTTGATCGCGTTCTGACCGGCGTGGACAAGACGACTTTCTGTTTGATTCGCCCGCCCGGACATCATGCGACGCCGACCCAGAGCATGGGTTTTTGCGTGTTCAACAACATCGCGATCGCGGCTCATTACGCCCGCGATGTGCATCATCTCGATCGCGTTCTGATCGTGGACTTCGATGTGCATCACGGCAACGGCACGCAGGATATTTTCTATGCGGATCCCGCCGTGCATTTCCTCAGCATCCATCGTTATCCTTTTTATCCGGGCACCGGCCATGGATCGGAAACGGGAACCGGCGCCGGCCTTGGCACGACGCGGAATATTCCGGTGGAGTTTGGAACCTCGCGCCCGAGTTATCGCGATCAATTCAAAAAAGGCCTGGAAGCCAGCGTGGAACAGTGCAGGCCGCAGCTGATTCTGATCAGCGCGGGCTTCGATGCGCATAAGGACGATCCGATTGGATCCCTGGGCCTTGAGGTCGAGGATTATGAAATCATGACCCGCTGGATTCAGGACGCTGCGGATGCGCACTGCGAGGGTCGCATCGTCAGCTGCCTCGAAGGCGGCTACAACCTTGACCAGCTGCCGATCCTGGTGGCTACGCATCTGCAGAGTCTGCGTTAA
- a CDS encoding DoxX family protein, whose translation MRSKVGWVLSVLPSLLLLFSGFNKVMASEEVLKGLDHFGINAAHIKPLGFVEIIITLLFLIPRTSLIGAILITGWMGGAIFTHLRVGDSFFMQIIIPILVWIGFGLRHYDEMLPLLGLRRPMR comes from the coding sequence ATGAGATCAAAAGTGGGTTGGGTGTTATCCGTCTTGCCGAGTTTACTGCTGCTCTTCAGCGGCTTTAATAAAGTGATGGCGTCGGAGGAGGTGCTCAAAGGCCTCGATCACTTCGGAATCAACGCCGCGCATATCAAACCGCTGGGCTTTGTGGAGATCATCATCACGCTCCTCTTCCTGATTCCGCGCACGTCCTTGATCGGAGCCATCCTGATCACGGGCTGGATGGGTGGAGCGATCTTCACGCATCTGCGCGTCGGCGACAGTTTCTTCATGCAGATCATTATTCCTATCCTCGTATGGATTGGATTTGGTTTGCGCCACTATGATGAAATGCTGCCTTTGCTGGGCCTGCGGCGACCGATGCGATAA